From one Micromonospora siamensis genomic stretch:
- a CDS encoding alpha/beta hydrolase, producing the protein MSRERELSFTSAGFRLVGTLLLPDDASPAAVALLLPGSGPLDRDGNMRRLPLAVSRDLAVALAEAGAASFRYDRRGVGASAGEFLRTGFHDNVDDAEAAVRALTGLPELAGRPIFLVGHSEGALTAVALAARGAPVAGLVLLAATGKRGDAALRWQARRLAPTLPAPVRALLRLTRTDLEAKVARNHDRLRATTGDVTRVGGRRYNARWFREFLDYDPRPDLARLDAPILAVTGTKDLQADPDDLDLIAAEAGGPVETHRLPDVTHVLRRQPGRPALSAYRREVRGPVDPSVTDLVRDWVLRQAGPPAGEQRSGSAEDISR; encoded by the coding sequence GTGAGCCGGGAACGGGAGCTGAGCTTCACGTCGGCCGGGTTCCGCCTGGTCGGCACCCTGCTGCTGCCCGACGACGCATCGCCGGCCGCGGTCGCCCTGCTGCTACCCGGGTCCGGGCCGCTGGACCGGGACGGCAACATGCGGCGCCTGCCCCTGGCCGTGTCCCGGGACCTCGCGGTCGCCCTCGCCGAGGCCGGCGCGGCCTCCTTCCGGTACGACCGGCGGGGCGTCGGGGCCAGCGCCGGGGAGTTCCTGCGGACGGGTTTCCACGACAACGTCGACGACGCCGAGGCGGCGGTGCGGGCGCTGACCGGGTTGCCGGAACTGGCCGGCCGTCCGATCTTCCTGGTCGGGCACAGCGAGGGAGCGCTCACCGCGGTGGCGCTCGCCGCGCGTGGTGCGCCGGTGGCCGGCCTGGTGCTGCTGGCCGCCACCGGCAAGCGCGGTGACGCCGCCCTGCGCTGGCAGGCCCGCCGGCTGGCGCCCACCCTGCCCGCACCGGTCCGCGCCCTGCTCCGGCTGACCCGCACCGACCTGGAGGCGAAGGTGGCCCGCAACCACGACCGGCTCCGGGCGACCACCGGGGACGTCACCCGGGTGGGCGGCCGGCGGTACAACGCCCGCTGGTTCCGGGAGTTCCTCGACTACGACCCCCGGCCCGACCTCGCCCGCCTCGACGCCCCGATCCTCGCCGTCACCGGCACCAAGGATCTCCAGGCGGACCCGGACGACCTCGACCTGATCGCCGCCGAGGCCGGCGGCCCGGTGGAGACCCACCGGCTGCCGGACGTGACACACGTGCTGCGCCGACAACCGGGACGGCCGGCGTTGTCGGCGTACCGCAGGGAGGTTCGCGGGCCGGTCGACCCCTCGGTGACCGATCTGGTCCGGGACTGGG